The following are encoded in a window of Hippoglossus stenolepis isolate QCI-W04-F060 chromosome 10, HSTE1.2, whole genome shotgun sequence genomic DNA:
- the LOC118115918 gene encoding 5'-3' exonuclease PLD4 isoform X1 — protein sequence MSTYRRVDDSDVQDTGKSTSCVVLVVILGCLSVLGILIAVAVLERPRPPKDHETLPKDTGGSNSSTDQCSMALVESIPQHVEYKSNVTRGIPLEQAWKDLISMATEEVLVVSFYWTLTGEDININSSSDIPGKNILRDLEELPSRNVSVRVVTSVPTVSNNSTDLKVLKAKGVQVRSVNFGRLTKGVLHSKFWIIDRKHVFIGSANMDWRAFTQVKELGAVMYNCSSVARDLYKIFQSYWVMGGSNSSLPRRWPSEYDTDINKYHPLLVEADNVSSRIYLSGSPPSFCPPSRTQDLEAVLSIITEAQHYVDVAVMEYSPTTRFLKPKRYWPFIDEALRTAAFERRVKIRMLISCGRNSDPAMLPFLQSLAAMDSPRHGISIQVKLFILPVGNQSDIPYARVNHNKYMVTDKVAYIGTSNWSGDYFLTTAGVGLVISQHAPHAVWRTKALQGQLRAVFERDWSSAFAVHLDDLGNHTDCALST from the exons ATGTCAACGTACAGAAGAGTTGATGACAGTGATGTTCAGGACACCGGG AAGTCGACCAGCTGTGTGGTACTTGTTGTGATCCTGGGCTGTTTGTCCGTCCTGGGGATTTTAATCGCCGTTGCCGTCCTGGAGAGACCCCGGCCGCCTAAAGATCACGAGACACTTCCTAAGGACACTGGTGGGAGCAATTCCTCCACAGACCAGTGCAG CATGGCCCTCGTGGAGAGCATTCCCCAACATGTGGAATATAAATCCAACGTGACGCGTGGGATCCCTCTGGAACAAGCCTGGAAAGATCTTATCTCCATGGCAACGGAAGAGGTTCTCGTGGTCTCCTTCTACTGGACTTTAACTGGGGAGGACATCAACATTAACTCCTCCTCTGACATTCCT GGAAAGAACATCCTGAGAGACCTTGAGGAGTTGCCCTCCAGGAACGTGTCTGTCCGGGTGGTCACCAGTGTTCCCACAGTCAGTAACAACTCCACAGATTTAAAGGTCTTAAAAGCGAAAG GGGTTCAGGTGAGGAGCGTGAACTTTGGCCGCCTGACAAAAGGCGTCCTCCACAGCAAGTTCTGGATCATTGACAGGAAACACGTGTTCATCGGCAGCGCCAACATGGACTGGAGGGCTTTCACTCAG GTGAAGGAGCTCGGAGCGGTCATGTACAACTGCTCCAGTGTAGCTCGCGACCTGTATAAGATCTTCCAGTCTTACTGGGTGATGGGAGGATCCAACAGCTCCCTGCCCAGACGCTGGCCCTCAGAGTATGACACTGACATCAACAAATATCACCCCCTCCTGGTGGAAGCCGACAATGTCTCCAGCAGGATTTACCTCTCA GGTTCTCCACCATCATTCTGTCCTCCCTCGAGGACACAGGACCTGGAGGCTGTTCTCTCCATCATCACAGAGGCCCAGCACTATGTAGATGTAGCTGTCATGGAGTACTCCCCCACCACACGCTTTTTAAAGCCCAAGAG ATACTGGCCCTTCATCGATGAGGCCCTCAGGACGGCTGCATTCGAGAGGAGGGTTAAGATCCGGATGCTGATCAGCTGCGGACGTAACTCTGACCCGGCCATGCTGCCCTTCCTTCAGTCCCTGGCGGCAATGGACAGCCCTCGCCATGGCATCAGCATTCAAGTT AAATTGTTCATACTGCCTGTGGGAAACCAGTCTGATATTCCCTATGCCAGAGTCAACCACAACAAATACATGGTGACAGATAAAGTCGCCTACATTG GTACGTCCAACTGGTCAGGGGACTACTTTCTCACCACAGCTGGAGTGGGGCTGGtcatttcccagcatgctcctCACGCTGTATGGAGGACCAAGGCCCTGCAGGGGCAGCTCAGGGCGGTTTTTGAGAGAGACTGGTCCTCTGCGTTCGCTGTGCACCTCGACGACCTGGGGAACCACACAGACTGTGCACTGTCAACATGA
- the LOC118115918 gene encoding 5'-3' exonuclease PLD4 isoform X2, whose product MSTYRRVDDSDVQDTGSTSCVVLVVILGCLSVLGILIAVAVLERPRPPKDHETLPKDTGGSNSSTDQCSMALVESIPQHVEYKSNVTRGIPLEQAWKDLISMATEEVLVVSFYWTLTGEDININSSSDIPGKNILRDLEELPSRNVSVRVVTSVPTVSNNSTDLKVLKAKGVQVRSVNFGRLTKGVLHSKFWIIDRKHVFIGSANMDWRAFTQVKELGAVMYNCSSVARDLYKIFQSYWVMGGSNSSLPRRWPSEYDTDINKYHPLLVEADNVSSRIYLSGSPPSFCPPSRTQDLEAVLSIITEAQHYVDVAVMEYSPTTRFLKPKRYWPFIDEALRTAAFERRVKIRMLISCGRNSDPAMLPFLQSLAAMDSPRHGISIQVKLFILPVGNQSDIPYARVNHNKYMVTDKVAYIGTSNWSGDYFLTTAGVGLVISQHAPHAVWRTKALQGQLRAVFERDWSSAFAVHLDDLGNHTDCALST is encoded by the exons ATGTCAACGTACAGAAGAGTTGATGACAGTGATGTTCAGGACACCGGG TCGACCAGCTGTGTGGTACTTGTTGTGATCCTGGGCTGTTTGTCCGTCCTGGGGATTTTAATCGCCGTTGCCGTCCTGGAGAGACCCCGGCCGCCTAAAGATCACGAGACACTTCCTAAGGACACTGGTGGGAGCAATTCCTCCACAGACCAGTGCAG CATGGCCCTCGTGGAGAGCATTCCCCAACATGTGGAATATAAATCCAACGTGACGCGTGGGATCCCTCTGGAACAAGCCTGGAAAGATCTTATCTCCATGGCAACGGAAGAGGTTCTCGTGGTCTCCTTCTACTGGACTTTAACTGGGGAGGACATCAACATTAACTCCTCCTCTGACATTCCT GGAAAGAACATCCTGAGAGACCTTGAGGAGTTGCCCTCCAGGAACGTGTCTGTCCGGGTGGTCACCAGTGTTCCCACAGTCAGTAACAACTCCACAGATTTAAAGGTCTTAAAAGCGAAAG GGGTTCAGGTGAGGAGCGTGAACTTTGGCCGCCTGACAAAAGGCGTCCTCCACAGCAAGTTCTGGATCATTGACAGGAAACACGTGTTCATCGGCAGCGCCAACATGGACTGGAGGGCTTTCACTCAG GTGAAGGAGCTCGGAGCGGTCATGTACAACTGCTCCAGTGTAGCTCGCGACCTGTATAAGATCTTCCAGTCTTACTGGGTGATGGGAGGATCCAACAGCTCCCTGCCCAGACGCTGGCCCTCAGAGTATGACACTGACATCAACAAATATCACCCCCTCCTGGTGGAAGCCGACAATGTCTCCAGCAGGATTTACCTCTCA GGTTCTCCACCATCATTCTGTCCTCCCTCGAGGACACAGGACCTGGAGGCTGTTCTCTCCATCATCACAGAGGCCCAGCACTATGTAGATGTAGCTGTCATGGAGTACTCCCCCACCACACGCTTTTTAAAGCCCAAGAG ATACTGGCCCTTCATCGATGAGGCCCTCAGGACGGCTGCATTCGAGAGGAGGGTTAAGATCCGGATGCTGATCAGCTGCGGACGTAACTCTGACCCGGCCATGCTGCCCTTCCTTCAGTCCCTGGCGGCAATGGACAGCCCTCGCCATGGCATCAGCATTCAAGTT AAATTGTTCATACTGCCTGTGGGAAACCAGTCTGATATTCCCTATGCCAGAGTCAACCACAACAAATACATGGTGACAGATAAAGTCGCCTACATTG GTACGTCCAACTGGTCAGGGGACTACTTTCTCACCACAGCTGGAGTGGGGCTGGtcatttcccagcatgctcctCACGCTGTATGGAGGACCAAGGCCCTGCAGGGGCAGCTCAGGGCGGTTTTTGAGAGAGACTGGTCCTCTGCGTTCGCTGTGCACCTCGACGACCTGGGGAACCACACAGACTGTGCACTGTCAACATGA
- the srp14 gene encoding signal recognition particle 14 kDa protein yields MVLLENDSFLTELTRLFQKCRTSGSVVITLKKYDGRTKPVPRKGNTESFEPSDNKCLIRASEGKKKISTVVSTKEVIKFQMAYSNLLRAHMDGLKKKDKKSKSKKTKATQ; encoded by the exons ATGGTGCTGCTTGAAAACGACTCG TTCCTCACAGAGCTCACACGACTCTTCCAGAAGTGCAGAACATCTGGCAGTGTTGTCATCACACTAAAGAAAT ATGACGGCAGGACCAAGCCAGTGCCCAGGAAAGGAAACACGGAGTCGTTTGAACCCTCAGACAACAAGTGTCTCATCCGAGCGTCTGAGGGCAAGAAGAAAATTAGCACAGTG GTCAGCACCAAAGAAGTAATCAAGTTTCAAATG GCATACTCCAATCTCCTTAGAGCTCACATGGATGGACTtaagaagaaagacaagaaaagcaaAAGCAAGAAAACCAAAGCCACCCAATGA